From the Gadus chalcogrammus isolate NIFS_2021 chromosome 15, NIFS_Gcha_1.0, whole genome shotgun sequence genome, one window contains:
- the zswim8 gene encoding zinc finger SWIM domain-containing protein 8 isoform X5 yields the protein MELMFAEWEDGERFSFEDSDRFEEDSLCSFISEAESLCQNWRGWRKQSAGPNSPTVKVKDGQVCPLVELSAKQVAFHIPFEVVEKVYPPVPEQLQLRIAYWSFPENEEDIRLYSCLANGSPDEFQRGEQLYRVRAVKDPLQIGFHLSATVFSTQGGQSKGAYNVAVMFDRCRITSCSCTCGAGAKWCAHVVALCLFRIHNASAVCLRAPVSESLSRLQRDQLQKFAQYLISELPQQILPTAQRLLDELLSSQSTAINTVCGAPDPTAGPSASDQSTWYLDESTLRDNIKKTLHKFCGPSPVVFSDVNSMYLSSTEPPAAAEWACLLRPLRGREPEGIWNLLSIVREMFKRRDSNAAPLLYILTEQCLTYEQIIGWWYSVRTSASHSSASGHTGRSNGQTEVAAHACASMCDEMVVLWRLAVLDPTMSPQRRLELASQLKTWHLKVIEIVKRGQHRKSLDKLFQGFKPAVESCYFNWEVAYPLPGITYCSAEKKSASFCWARAVQQQRGAKAASAAGGGGGGEGSETAGGAAPRGGLGRAESGTAGGDYKGRGNGHFLQQEVAVRPKETMVSKRKGLTAGGGVLGRLAGGPSLSLEEGGGGGGGGGGKCVYKGPGSTSSSAGKGKLTQGSGKGGSMGGSGGAGASGGGGGKHAAAKRRTSSEDSSLEPDMAELSLDDGSCLALGAEASNTFDFTPPPPEMLPPPGPLLRGKYGGGGGGGGGVGGGGASKRMTQTSASTAHPPANAQPQAPPPAPCAPPKEAVTVLVVVAPEEEEKDMELEEMEDDQEEGGKAPAGAASAGGPALEAGAGSSGAPPPPAAGGAAGEGAGGADPAGEDDYQAYYLSAASEEGGDRGAADNHHEEEPDIFAGIKPLEQEGQMEVLFACAEALYAHGYSSESCRLAVELAGDLLANPPDLKVEQPQTKGKKSKVSTIRQTAVATSTLSKAAFLLMVLSERLELHNLAFSTGMFSLELQRPPASTKALEVKLGYQETEVVALMKKIPLGLVEMTAIRDRGEQLRDGSFCDYRPVLPLMLASFIFDVLCIPVCAVVSPTGSRPPSRNRNNEMPGDEELGFEAAVAALGMKTTVSEAEHPLLCEGTRRQKGDLALALMITYKDDQSKLKKILDKLLDRESQTHKPQTISSFYSSSKPAASSQRSPSKHSASHHAGAPGGQGAGGVHNNNNKHAAASTSGAAVASAVASSSSSSSSVLPVGSGAGVPGQLAAATAVAAQNNNNNGGEGGSDARELDGGQPTACEPQNDLAAFKPEGPVPSRLALGGRGAYSGRCWGSPVRQKKKHTGMASIDSSAPETTSDSSPTLSRRPIRGGWAATSWGRGQDSDSISSSSSDSLGSSSSSGSRRTGGGARAKSTDTSRYKGRRPECHAPHVPNQPSEAAAHFYFELAKTVLIKAGGNSSTSIFTQPSASGGHQGPHRNLHLCAFEIGLYALGLHNFVSPNWLSRTYSSHVSWITGQAMEIGSAALNILVECWDGHLTPPEVASLADRASRARDPNMVRAAAELALSCLPHAHALNPNEIQRALVQCKEQVGLRLGSVCLSARPSVCQSHSYQPSDNTMLEKACMAVEEAAKGGGVYPEVLFEVAHQWYWLYEQSVGGGTGQQREGVGRCGANGGAGRRPPDSHCGLLDGGGVMGESPGVTAVTATVTAAAVVPVISVGSTIYQSHPLPGQAMAHPHGPGLHPYTTIQAHLPTVCTPQYLGHPLQQVPRPTVYPVAGAAYPQGMHPAFIGAQYPFSVATGPHPPMATTAVTFPGVQVPSMTQIAVHPYHTETGMPMGTTVAVGGIHAGSTIQAMQAASLAAMPALASQPAPMVNSQPLPPDDEQHSQPISQQGLHYLHSAYRVGMLALEMLGRRAHNDHPNNFSRSPPYTEDVKWLLGLAARLGVNYVYQFCVGAVKGVLSPFVLQEIIMDALQRLNPVHIHAHLRMPAFHQLVQRCQQAYLQYIHHRLIHLTPADYDDFVNIIRSARGAFCLTPVGMMQFNDVLQNLKRGKQTKELWQRISLEMATFSP from the exons ATGGAGCTGATGTTCGCCGAGTGGGAGGACGGGGAGAGGTTCTCCTTCGAGGACTCGGACCGGTTCGAGGAGGACTCTCTGTGCTCGTTCATCTCGGAGGCAGAGAGCCTGTGTCAGaactggaggggctggaggaagCAGTCGGCCGGGCCAAATTCCCCCACGGTGAAGGTCAAAG ATGGCCAGGTGTGTCCCCTGGTGGAGCTGTCGGCCAAGCAGGTGGCGTTCCACATCCCTTttgaggtggtggagaaggtcTACCCCCCTGTCCCAGAGCAGCTGCAGCTCCGCATCGCCTACTGGAGCTTCCCTGAGAATGAGGAGGACATCAG gTTGTACTCGTGTCTGGCCAATGGGAGTCCAGATGAGTTCCAGCGGGGGGAGCAGCTGTACCGGGTGCGGGCGGTGAAAGACCCCCTGCAGATCG gcttcCACCTGAGCGCCACGGTGTTCTCCACGCAGGGCGGTCAGTCCAAGGGCGCGTACAACGTGGCCGTGATGTTCGACCGCTGccgcatcacttcctgttcctgtaccTGCGGCGCCGGGGCCAAGTGGTGTGCACACGTGGTGGCGCTGTGTCTCTTCCGCATACACAAT gcgTCTGCTGTGTGTCTGCGGGCCCCAGTCTCAGAGTCTCTCTCCCGGCTGCAGAGGGACCAGCTCCAGAAGTTCGCCCAGTACCTCATTAGCGAGCTGCCccagcag atccTGCCCACGGCTCAGAGACTGCTGGATGAGCTGCTGTCCTCCCAGTCCACGGCCATCAACACAGTCTGCGGGGCTCCAG ACCCCACGGCGGGCCCCTCGGCCTCGGATCAGAGCACCTGGTACCTGGACGAGTCCACGCTGAGGGACAACATCAAGAAGACCCTCCACAAGTTCTGTGGTCCGTCCCCGGTGGTCTTCAG tgacGTGAACTCCATGTACCTGTCCTCCACGGAGCCCCCGGCGGCCGCGGAGTGGGCCTGCCTGCTGCGCCCGCTGAGGGGGCGCGAGCCCGAGGGCATCTGGAACCTGCTGTCCATCGTCAGGGAGATGTTCAAGAGGAGGGACAGCAACGCCGCCCCCCTGCTCTACATCCTCACGGAGCAGTGCCTCACCTACGAGCAG atcATCGGGTGGTGGTACAGCGTGCGTACCTCCGCCTCCCACAGCAGTGCCAGCGGCCACACCGGCCGCAGCAACGGGCAGACGGAGGTGGCGGCCCACGCCTGCGCCAGCATGTGTGACGAGATGGTGGTGCTGTGGAGGCTGGCGGTGCTGGACCCCACCATGAGCCCCCAGAG GCGCCTGGAGCTGGCGTCGCAGCTGAAGACCTGGCACCTGAAGGTGATCGAGATCGTGAAGCGCGGGCAGCACCGCAAGTCCCTGGACAAGCTGTTCCAGGGCTTCAAGCCCGCCGTGGAGTCCTGCTACTTCAACTGGGAGGTGGCCTACCCGCTCCCGGGCATCACCTACTGCAGCGCCGAGAAGAAGAGCGCCTCCTTCTGCTGGGCCCGCGCCGTGCAGCAGCAGAGGGGGGCCAAGGCCGCCTCGGCcgcaggagggggtggaggaggagaaggttccGAGACCGCGGGAGGAGCCGCCCCGCGAGGGGGGCTGGGTCGAGCCGAGAGCGGGACCGCCGGCGGCGATTATAAAGGCAGGGGCAACGGCCACTTCCTCCAGCAGGAGGTGGCGGTGCGGCCCAAGGAGACGATGGTGAGCAAGAGGAAGGGTCTGACGGCGGGCGGGGGCGTGCTGGGCCGGCTGGCGGGGGGGCCGTCCCTGTCCCTGgaggagggcggcggggggggaggtggaggagggggtaagTGCGTGTACAAGGGCCCCGGCTCCACTTCCTCGTCAGCGGGGAAGGGCAAGCTGACGCAGGGCTCCGGGAAGGGGGGCTCCATGGGCGGGTCGGGTGGTGCGGGGGCgtctggcggcggcggggggaagCACGCGGCCGCCAAGCGCCGCACCAGCAGCGAGGACAGCTCCCTGGAGCCCGACATGGCGGAGCTCAGCCTGGACGACGGCTCCTGCCTGGCGCTGGGCGCGGAGGCCAGCAACACCTTCGACTTCACGCCCCCGCCGCCCGAGATGCTGCCCCCGCCGGGGCCGCTGCTCCGGGGGAagtacggcggcggcggcggcggcgggggcggcgtcggagggggaggggcctccaAGAGGATGACCCAGACCTCGGCCTCCACGGCTCACCCGCCCGCCAACGCCCagccccaggccccgcccccggcacCCTGCGCCCCGCCCAAGGAGGCGGtgacggtgctggtggtggtggcgccggaggaggaggagaaggacatggagctggaggagatggaggacgaCCAGGAGGAAGGCGGGAAGGCACCGGCGGGGGCGGCCTCCGCCGGGGGGCCCGCGTTGGAGGCGGGGGCGGGGTCTTCCGGGGCCCCGCCTCCCCCggctgcaggaggagcagcaggggagGGGGCCGGCGGAGCGGACCCCGCGGGGGAGGACGACTACCAGGCGTACTACCTGAGCGCGGCCTCGGAGGAGGGGGGCGACCGGGGGGCCGCCGACAACCACCACGAGGAGGAGCCCGACATCTTCGCCGGGATCAAACCTCTGGAGCAGGAGGGTCAGATGGAG gtGCTGTTTGCGTGTGCTGAGGCCCTGTACGCCCACGGCTACAGCAGTGAGTCCTGCAGGCTGGCCGTGGAGCTGGCCGGAGACCTGCTGGCCAACCCTCCTGACCTCAAGGTGGAGCAGCCTCAGACCAAG GGTAAGAAGAGCAAGGTGTCGACCATCCGTCAGACGGCGGTGGCCACCAGCACGCTGTCCAAGGCGGCCTTCCTGCTCATGGTGCTCAGCGAGCGGCTGGAGCTCCACAACCTGGCCTTCAGCACCGGCATGTTCTCCCTGGAGCTGCAGAGGCCGCCCGCCTCCACCAAGGCCCTCGAG GTGAAACTGGGCTACCAGGAGACGGAGGTGGTGGCCCTGATGAAGAAGATCCCCCTGGGGCTGGTGGAGATGACGGCCATCCGGGACCGCGGCGAGCAGCTCAGGGACGGCAGCTTCTGCGACTACCGGCCTGTCCTGCCCCTCATGCTGGCCAGCTTCATCTTCGACGTGCTCTGCATCCCAG TTTGTGCAGTCGTATCCCCCACGGGGTCCCGGCCGCCCAGCCGCAACCGTAACAACGAGATGCCCGGCGACGAGGAGCTGGGCTTtgaggcggcggtggcggctcTCG gcatGAAGACGACGGTGAGCGAGGCAGAACACCCCCTGCTGTGCGAGGGCACCCGGCGGCAGAAGGGAGACCTGGCTCTGGCCCTCATGATCACCTACAAGGACGACCAGAGCAAGCTGAAGAAG aTTCTGGACAAGCTGCTGGACCGCGAGAGCCAGACCCACAAGCCCCAGACCATCAGCTCCTTCTACTCCAGCAGCAAGCCCGCCGCCAGCAGCCAGCGCAGCCCGTCCAAGCACTCTGCCAGCCATCAcgccggggcccccgggggccaagGGGCCGGCGGcgtccacaacaacaacaacaaacacgcCGCCGCTTCAACGTCTGGTGCCGCGGTCGCCTCCGccgtggcctcctcctcctccagctcctcctccgttCTGCCGGTGGGGAGCGGGGCGGGGGTGCCGGGCCAGCTAGCCGCCGCTACCGCTGTGGCTgcccagaacaacaacaacaacggcggGGAAGGAGGGAGCGACGCCAGGGAGCTAG ACGGGGGCCAGCCGACGGCGTGCGAGCCGCAGAATGACCTGGCCGCCTTCAAGCCCGAGGGCCCGGTGCCCAGTCGGCTAGCGCTTGGGGGCCGCGGGGCCTATAGCGGCCGCTGTTGGGGCTCCCCGGTGCGCCAGAAGAAGAAGCACACAG gcATGGCTAGCATCGACAGCAGCGCTCCGGAAACCACCTCCGACAGCTCCCCCACCCTAAGCCGCCGACCCATCCGAGGGGGCTGGGCCGCCACctcctgggggcggggccaggacaGTGACAGCATCAGTAGCTCCTCCTCTGATTCGCTGGGCTCTTCCTCATCCAGTGGCTCTCGACggacagggggcggggctagggcCAAGAGCACAGACACCAGCCG TTACAAGGGGCGTCGCCCGGAGTGCCACGCCCCCCACGTGCCCAACCAGCCGTCGGAGGCCGCCGCCCACTTCTACTTCGAGCTGGCCAAGACGGTGCTCATCAAGGCGGGGGGGAACTCGTCCACCTCCATCTTCACGCAGCCCTCGGCCAGCGGGGGCCACCAGGGGCCCCACCGCAACCTCCACCTGTGTGCCTTCGAGATCGGCCTGTACGCCCTGGGCCTGCATAACTTCGTCTCCCCCAACTGGCTGTCCCGGACCTACAGCTCCCACGTGTCCTGGATCACAG gCCAGGCCATGGAGATCGGCAGCGCGGCCCTCAACATCCTGGTGGAGTGCTGGGACGGCCACCTGACGCCCCCTGAGGTGGCGTCGCTGGCGGACCGGGCCTCCCGCGCCCGGGACCCCAACATGGTGCGGGCGGCGGCGGAGCTGGCCCTCAGCTGCCTGCCCCACGCCCACGCCCTCAACCCCAACGAGATCCAGAGGGCCCTGGTGCAGTgcaaggagcaggtggggctcCGGCTGggctccgtctgtctgtccgcccgGCCCTCCGTCTGTCAGTCGCACAGCTACCAACCGTCT gaCAACACCATGCTGGAGAAGGCCTgcatggcggtggaggaggcggccaaggggggcggggtctaCCCGGAGGTGCTGTTCGAGGTGGCCCACCAGTGGTACTGGCTGTACGAGCAGTCCGTCGGCGGGGGGACGGggcagcagagggagggggttgggcgCTGCGGGGCTAACGGCGGCGCCGGCCGCAGACCCCCCGACTCCCACTGCGGCCTGCTGGACGGGGGCGGGGTCATGGGCGAGTCCCCGGGCGTTACCGCGGTGACGGCCACggtgacggcggcggcggtggtgccggTGATCTCGGTGGGCTCCACCATCTACCAGTCGCACCCGCTGCCGGGCCAGGCCATGGCCCACCCCCACGGGCCCGGCCTGCACCCCTACACCACCATCCAGGCCCACCTGCCCACCGTCTGCACCCCCCAGTACCTGGGGCACCCCCTGCAGCAGGTCCCTCGGCCCACCGTGTACCCTGTGGCCGGAGCCGCCTACCCCCAG GGCATGCACCCGGCCTTCATCGGGGCACAGTACCCCTTCTCCGTGGCCACGGGCCCCCACCCGCCCATGGCCACCACCGCCGTCACCTTCCCCGGGGTGCAGGTTCCGTCCATGACCCAGATCGCGGTCCACCCCTACCACACTGAGACCGGCATGCCCATGGGCACCACcgtggcag TAGGTGGCATCCACGCGGGCTCCACCATCCAGGCCATGCAGGCCGCGTCTCTGGCCGCCATGCCCGCCCTGGCCTCCCAGCCCGCCCCCATGGTCAACAGCCAGCCCCTGCCCCCGGATGACGAGCAGcacagccagccaatcagccaGCAGGGCCTGCACTACCTGCACTCCGCCTACAGAGTTG gcatgCTGGCTCTGGAGATGCTGGGGCGGCGGGCTCACAACGACCACCCCAACAACTTCTCCCGCAGCCCCCCCTACACCGAGGACGTGAagtggctgctggggctggcTGCGCGGCTAG GGGTGAACTACGTGTACCAGTTCTGCGTGGGCGCGGTCAAGGGGGTCCTGAGCCCCTTCGTCCTGCAGGAGATCATCATGGACGCCCTGCAGCGGCTCAACCCCGTCCACATCCACGCACACCTGCGCATGCCCGCCTTCCACCAGCTGGTGCAGCGCTGTCAGCAGGCCTACCTCCAG TACATCCACCACCGGCTCATCCACCTGACGCCGGCCGACTACGATGACTTCGTCAACATCATCCGCAGCGCCAGGGGGGCCTTCTGCCTGACGCCGGTGGGCATGATGCAGTTCAACGACGTCCTGCAGAACCTCAAGAGGGGCAAGCAGACCAAGGAGCTGTGGCAGCGCATCTCCCTGGAGATGGCCACCTTCTCCCCATGA